One window of Pocillopora verrucosa isolate sample1 chromosome 9, ASM3666991v2, whole genome shotgun sequence genomic DNA carries:
- the LOC131788651 gene encoding ciliogenesis and planar polarity effector 2: MAGFRPRGSIVQFKWQETPEGREFLGGILHRNKRKSFGLLEAPSLPPQLPVENVSYKIFLTGKPAVGKTSTVAKLLGQEISSYHVETPGIQTSVIYWPAKLKENQKVVMFKLQFWDCGEHAIRKYDHLLPALKEKADAALFLFSFTDRGSFDDLPNQINRVLDQEEKILRIAVATRLDQILNSDFTEQEIREFEEQWQVPVLRIANVTGKRLADSRTLDGRAGVMEVAPFLNSLVELLLQRDQVTVSTSAGRKVTRHSAGSRSSAEFKIYI; this comes from the exons ATGGCGGGTTTTAGACCAAGAGGGTCTATCGTACAGTTCAAATGGCAGGAAACGCCAGAAGGACGAGAGTTTTTAGGAGGAATTTTGCAccgaaacaaaagaaaatctttcg GATTACTTGAGGCCCCAAGCTTACCGCCGCAACTTCCCGTCGAAAATGTGTCCTACAAGATCTTCTTAACGGGGAAGCCAGCTGTTGGAAAAACGAGTACTGTAGCAAAGCTATTAGGGCAAG AAATTTCCAGTTATCACGTCGAAACTCCAGGTATTCAGACATCGGTGATATACTGGCCAGCAAAA CTGAAAGAGAATCAGAAAGTTGTGATGTTTAAGCTTCAATTCTGGGACTGTGGTGAACATGCTATCAGAAAATATGACCATCTGTTACCA GCTCTCAAAGAGAAAGCTGATGCAGCACTTTTCTTGTTCTCATTCACAGACAG AGGAAGTTTTGATGATTTGCCAAATCAG ATAAATCGCGTTCTGGATCAAGAAGAGAAGATCTTGCGGATAGCTGTGGCAACTAGA CTGGACCAGATCTTGAACAGTGATTTCACAGAACAGGAAATTCGAGAGTTTGAAGAACAATGGCAAGTTCCTGTGCTACGAATTGCAAATGTTACTGGTAAACGACTGGCAGATAGTCGCACCTTGGACGGACGGGCAGGAGTCATG GAAGTGGCTCCTTTTCTGAATTCTTTGGTTGAGTTACTGTTGCAACGTGATCAGGTGACAGTTTCCACCTCAGCTGGACGGAAGGTTACTCGTCATTCCGCTGGGTCGCGGTCCTCTGCTGAGTTCAAGATTTACATTTGA